One genomic region from Candidatus Endomicrobiellum trichonymphae encodes:
- the purB gene encoding adenylosuccinate lyase has product MIRRYTKPEMAAIWSDENRFKKMLDVEIFAAEAMSELGTVPEKAVEIIKKKAKINVERINEIELTVKHDVISFLTAVVETTGPDGRFLHLGMTSSDVLDTATGAQLKQASRLLIGETKKLTVIISDLAKKYKMTPIMGRTHGVHAEPMTFGLKAASWYCEVMRSLDRLNFALETVSYGKISGAVGTMAHLDPKVEEYVCKKMGLKPETVSTQIIPRDRYSIYFSTLAHLGSALERIATEIRHLQKTEVVEAEEPFTKGQKGSSAMPHKRNPIISENICGLARLLRGYAATAMENIALWHERDISHSSTERIMFPDASIISHYMLIRMQTLLSGLNVYPENMQINMDKTKDVIFSGTLLLSLVDKGMSREDAYAVVQAAAFDARDNKISLEEAYLKSWDIKKYLSAEEIKRDCDVKSQFKNIDYIFKRTFNE; this is encoded by the coding sequence ATGATACGGCGTTATACAAAACCTGAAATGGCTGCTATCTGGTCAGATGAAAATAGATTTAAAAAAATGCTTGACGTTGAAATTTTTGCTGCTGAGGCTATGTCAGAACTCGGCACGGTTCCTGAAAAAGCTGTGGAAATAATAAAGAAAAAAGCAAAAATTAACGTTGAAAGAATTAATGAAATCGAGCTTACCGTTAAACACGATGTAATATCTTTTCTGACCGCAGTTGTTGAGACTACTGGTCCCGATGGCAGGTTTTTGCATTTAGGTATGACTTCTTCCGATGTTTTGGATACTGCTACCGGGGCACAGTTAAAACAGGCGTCGAGACTGCTTATTGGCGAAACAAAGAAGCTGACTGTTATAATATCCGACTTGGCAAAGAAATATAAGATGACTCCCATAATGGGAAGAACGCATGGCGTTCATGCAGAACCTATGACATTTGGTTTGAAAGCGGCTTCATGGTACTGTGAGGTTATGAGATCTTTAGACAGACTCAATTTTGCTCTTGAAACTGTAAGTTACGGGAAAATCTCCGGCGCAGTAGGGACTATGGCGCACTTAGACCCGAAAGTTGAAGAATATGTGTGTAAAAAAATGGGTTTAAAGCCGGAGACTGTATCGACACAGATTATTCCGCGCGACAGGTATTCAATTTATTTTTCAACGCTTGCTCATTTAGGTTCAGCTCTTGAAAGAATTGCAACGGAAATAAGACATCTGCAGAAAACTGAAGTTGTGGAAGCCGAAGAACCTTTTACAAAAGGACAAAAAGGCTCGTCGGCAATGCCTCACAAGCGAAATCCGATAATTTCTGAAAATATATGCGGTCTCGCAAGACTTCTGAGAGGTTATGCCGCAACTGCAATGGAAAATATTGCCCTTTGGCATGAACGCGATATAAGCCATTCATCTACGGAAAGAATTATGTTTCCCGATGCTTCTATAATTTCGCATTATATGCTTATAAGAATGCAGACTTTGTTGTCTGGACTTAATGTTTATCCCGAAAATATGCAGATAAATATGGATAAAACAAAAGACGTTATTTTCTCCGGCACGCTGTTGCTTTCTCTTGTAGATAAAGGAATGTCTAGAGAAGATGCTTACGCGGTGGTTCAGGCTGCTGCTTTTGACGCAAGAGATAATAAAATATCTTTGGAAGAAGCATATTTAAAAAGCTGGGACATAAAAAAATATTTGAGTGCGGAAGAGATAAAGAGAGACTGCGATGTCAAGTCACAGTTTAAAAATATTGACTATATTTTTAAACGGACATTTAACGAGTAG
- the purN gene encoding phosphoribosylglycinamide formyltransferase has translation MKERKNRGYIVKRLAILVSGSGSNMQSIADSTNRGILKGLAAIVLVISNNPNAYALRRAENENIKAVCIERKDFEDEKSFNGAILEELQNTKVDIVCLAGYMRMIGQEIMDVYRGRMLNIHPALLPKFGGKGMYGYHVHEAVVKAGEKKSGVTVHFVEEEYDTGKIVIQREVEVFKSYTPQDVAKKVLAVEHRIYPEAIKKVVENEL, from the coding sequence ATGAAAGAGAGAAAAAATAGAGGTTATATTGTGAAACGTCTTGCAATTTTAGTTTCCGGCTCTGGTTCTAATATGCAGTCTATAGCAGATTCCACAAATAGAGGAATCTTAAAAGGACTTGCTGCAATTGTTTTGGTTATTTCAAATAATCCGAACGCTTACGCTCTTAGGCGGGCAGAAAATGAGAATATAAAAGCCGTTTGTATAGAAAGAAAGGATTTTGAAGATGAAAAATCTTTTAACGGCGCAATATTAGAAGAACTGCAGAACACAAAAGTGGATATTGTCTGTCTTGCCGGTTATATGAGAATGATAGGACAAGAAATAATGGATGTTTACCGCGGCAGAATGTTGAATATACATCCCGCTCTTCTGCCGAAATTCGGCGGGAAAGGAATGTACGGGTATCATGTTCATGAAGCCGTTGTGAAAGCCGGAGAAAAAAAATCCGGAGTAACAGTGCATTTTGTGGAAGAAGAATATGATACCGGGAAAATAGTTATACAACGGGAAGTTGAAGTGTTTAAGAGCTATACTCCGCAAGATGTTGCGAAGAAAGTTTTAGCTGTAGAACACCGCATATATCCGGAAGCAATAAAAAAAGTTGTTGAAAACGAACTCTGA
- the purM gene encoding phosphoribosylformylglycinamidine cyclo-ligase, whose protein sequence is MAITYKKAGVNIDTGNELVERLKKKLPKIGGFGGLFPIAGTKYNLVSSTDGVGTKLKIAFMLNKHDTVGIDLVAMNVNDLICAGAKPLFFLDYFACGKLNVDRAEQVIRGIAKGCELSGSQLIGGETAEMPDFYKDGEYDLAGFSVGIIEKDREINGSKIKSGDIIIGLPSSGPHSNGYSLIRKVFSDGELKKYSKQLLAPTRIYVKEVLASLAKFNSKERNIAGIAHITGGGFYDKIERILPENVRVVIEKNSWRVPEIFKVIQEKGRVSEKDIYRTLNMGIGMVLIVHSEIALQVKEFFKGAKAIGCVKKGERGVELV, encoded by the coding sequence ATGGCGATAACTTATAAAAAAGCAGGCGTCAATATCGATACCGGGAATGAGCTTGTGGAAAGACTTAAAAAGAAACTCCCCAAAATCGGAGGATTCGGCGGGTTATTTCCTATTGCAGGAACAAAATATAATCTTGTGAGTTCAACAGATGGTGTGGGAACAAAACTGAAAATTGCGTTCATGCTCAATAAGCATGATACGGTAGGAATAGATTTGGTTGCAATGAATGTCAACGATTTAATATGTGCAGGGGCAAAGCCTCTTTTCTTTTTAGATTATTTTGCCTGCGGTAAACTTAATGTAGATCGGGCGGAACAGGTTATTAGAGGCATAGCTAAGGGATGCGAGTTGTCTGGCTCGCAGCTTATCGGTGGCGAGACTGCCGAAATGCCCGACTTTTATAAAGACGGCGAGTACGACTTAGCGGGTTTTTCGGTAGGAATAATTGAAAAAGATAGAGAAATAAACGGAAGTAAAATAAAGTCCGGCGATATTATAATAGGGTTGCCGTCGAGCGGACCGCATTCAAACGGTTATTCTCTTATAAGAAAGGTTTTTTCGGACGGCGAATTAAAAAAGTACTCAAAACAGCTGCTTGCTCCTACAAGGATTTATGTTAAGGAAGTTCTTGCGTCTCTTGCAAAATTTAATTCAAAAGAACGAAATATAGCCGGCATTGCTCATATTACAGGTGGAGGTTTTTACGATAAAATAGAAAGGATTTTGCCTGAAAATGTCAGGGTTGTTATTGAAAAAAATTCATGGAGAGTTCCTGAGATTTTTAAAGTTATTCAGGAAAAGGGCAGAGTGTCGGAAAAAGATATTTACAGGACTCTTAATATGGGAATAGGCATGGTTTTAATTGTGCATTCTGAAATTGCTTTGCAGGTAAAAGAGTTTTTTAAAGGTGCAAAGGCAATAGGTTGTGTTAAAAAAGGCGAAAGAGGCGTTGAACTTGTATAA